The DNA sequence TGCATGACATCGGCGACCGTCTCCAACACTTGGGCGGCGTGGCAAATAGCCCCAACTGGTTTTTCGTGGACGAAGAAATGGCGCACGATCGTAGGCAAGTGTTCGTTAAGGCGGATATATTCGGGCGCCCTACCGCCGGGGATAATGAGCCCGTCGTATTCTTTCGGCTTGACGTCGGCAAAGGACACATCAGCCTCAATTAAGTACCCAGGTTTTTCTGTATACGTCTCCCAATCGACAAAATCGTGCACGACCGTATGCAGTTTTTTCTTAGTCGGTGCAGCGATCGTCGCTTCAATGCCCGCTTCTTGTAAGCGGTAATACGGGTAATAAATTTCTAGTGCTTCGACAGCGTCTCCAGCGACAATTAACACTTTTTTCGTCATCGTCATCCCTCCATTGTATATATAGCATTTGCGATAAATTATCACTTACCCTACTAATAGCATTACCCTGTTACGTCGCGGTCAAAACTACTAGGTAGGAAACGGGGCTGGTTGCAGTGAAAAAAGTGTACGTCTTGCTCGTGCGCGAGGTGGATCAACAACTGAGCGGGAGCGGTTGTTATGGCCGCATCGAGGGTAATGTGGCAGCGACCCGAGGTTGTGCCGTGTTCAGTGAGCGACGGCAAACGATGGAGGCGATGAGGCGTAAGATCGTGGTCCCGAGCCCAATAGAAGGAGTTGTAAACTGTGAATTTGAGTATCCTCATCGCAAGTATGGTCGGTATTCTCGGTCTCATCGTTGGACTGATCGTCTGGGCTGTGACAAAAATAGCAAAGAGAAATTAATTAAGCAGGCTGCTAGCCTGTTTTTTTTTAGGTGCGCCCAGCATGGGCGCAGTCTATAGGGGGCAAATCTCGAATTGTGAAGGCAGAAGTAACAGTTAGCCTAACGCAAGGGTGTCCGCTGCGACGCGGAATTTGAAGGAAGCGGGCGGCAAACCTCCGGTCTGAGGCACACGAACTTCATACAAGGCTTGATATGATTGGATGAGTTAAGGCGTTAACACTTACTCCTACTCTATACAATATTACAGCTTTACAGTAAGATAGAGGCCGTTTTAAATCCCTTTTTTTGTGCATTTCCACTAATAAATAGTCTATTAAAACAACATTACTTATCACAGATATAAAATAATTTGCCTGCTTCGCAAATTTGCTCTTGCATATTGTTTTTTTTGTTATATGATAGATTTAACATCATGAGCAGACCCCATTTCTTAATCAAATTATAATATCGGAGGTGGTAGCGCTCTCTTTATCCAGCCAAATGTGTCGTTGTCGTGTAAGCTTTGGGGATCGAGCGTTTCAATCTACTAAAAATCGAATGAGGGGAGAAAGAATTAAAGATGAGAGTTAATAAGCGTGTTTTGATACGTTTCCTCAGTGTGCTCCTCTGTTTCAGCTTAGTGCTGCCACTCGGTTTCTTCTCTACGGTGCAGGCGAAGGCGGATCAAGGCGTCCACACATCCGTCCACGAAAAGTCGCAAAAACCGGCCAAGGAAAAGATCGCCGACCGCTTACAGAAACAGTTCAAAGAAAAGAAAACGGTTACGTTCCTGCTTAAATTTCAGGAACAAGTCGATACCCAAAAAGTAGCGAAAGACGCGGCAAAAAAAGCGCAAAAGCTAAAACAGACTGCCGCGCAAACGACACTGGCGAAACGTTCGTCCGTCGTCTCGGCTTTGCGGGGAACTGCCAACGAGACTCAGCAGGACGTCAAAGCGTTTTTGGACAAGCAGAAAAAAGCTGGTCACGTGACGTCGTACGAATCGTACTACATCGTGAATGCGATCGCTGTAACAGGCTCGCAAGAAGTGATGGAACAACTCGCTTCGTTCCCGGAAGTGGCGAAAGTGTTGCCGAACGAACTGCGGCAGCTACACCCGGCAGAGCGAGTAAAAGCGAAAGCGGAAACCGCAGTGAAAGGTACCGCTAAAGCTAAGGACGGAAAAGCGAAGCAGGACTCCAACCTTTCGGACATCGAGTGGAACATCGACCGCGTAGGGGCTCCCGCCGCCTGGCAAATGGGGATTGACGGCACAGGAACGGTAGTCGCGAACATCGATACGGGGGTCGATTGGGAACACCCGACGTTGAAAGAAAAATACCGCGGTTACGATGAAGCTAACCCGGACAACCCTAGCCACGACTTCAACTGGTTCGACGCGACGGCCGGCCGTACCACGCCGTACGACGACGACGGACACGGCACGCATACGATGGGCACGATGGTCGGTGCCGAGCCAAACGGTGCGAACCAAATCGGTGTCGCTCCGGGGGCGAAATGGATTGCCGTTAAAGCGTTTACGCCAGCAGGCGGATACGATAGTGATCTGTTAGCTGCTGGCGAATGGATCCTCGCGCCGAAAGACGCGCAAGGCAACCCGCGCCCTGATATGGCACCCGACGTCGTAAACAACTCGTGGGGCGGTGGATCGGGCATTGACGAATGGTATCGGGACATGGTACGCGCTTGGCGCGCCGCTGACATCTTCCCCGAGTTTTCCGCTGGGAACACGCGTCCTGGCAACCCGGGGGGACCGGGTTCCGTCGCTAACCCGGCGAACTACCCCGAGTCGTTTGCAACCGGTGCGACTGACATTAACGACCAATTAGCGAGCTTTTCGCTTCAGGGACCGTCGCCGTACGGCGAGCTTAAACCAGAAGTGAGTGCACCGGGCGTCAACATCCGTTCGGCGATCCCGGGTAACGGCTACGGCAACTACAACGGCACATCGATGGCCGGACCGCACACGTCTGCTGTCGTTGCTCTGCTGCGGCAAGCGAACGCATCGCTGACAGTCGACGAAATCGAACAGATCTTGCAAGATACGGCGACGCCGTTGACGGACAGCACCTTCCCAGAATCGCCGAACAATGGCTACGGCTACGGCTTAGTGAATGCGTTTGACGCCGTTTCCTCCGTCATGGACGGATTGGGCCGTGTGCAAGGACAAGTCGTACGAGAGGGCGAAGACAATGAACCGCCCACTTTTGAACATGATTCGGTGAGTACGACTTACGAAGGGATGGATTTGCCCCTCGTCGTGACAGCGCGCGACAATGTAAGCGTCACGAGTGTGCAACTGCAGTATCGGTCGAATAGCGGTGACGACTGGGCGACGGTTGACGCGAAACGCATTAGCGGGGACTTCCGCGACGGGGTGTATCAAGCGACAATACCCGGTGAGGACATTAGCGGGTCATCCTTGCACTACCGCTGGAAAATTACCGACTTCGGCAACAACGAAGTGACGAGCGACGTTTACGACGTGAACGTATCCCCGGGCATTACGATCGGCTACAGCGAAGACTTCGAAAGCTATCCGGTCGGCTGGGTGTCCTATGGCGAGAACGACAGCTGGGAGTGGGGTGTACCGACGTCGGGACCGGGCAGCGCCTTCTCCGGCGAGAACGTCTACGCGACCAATTTGAGTGGTATGTACGACAACAACTCGCAAGCGACACTCATGATGCCGCCAGTCGATTTGCCCGAAGGGCCCGCATACTTGCAGTATAAGCATTGGTACAACTTAGAGAACCGCTGGGACTTTGGATACGTGCGCGTGTCAACCGACATGGAAAACTGGACGACGTTAGAGACGTACACGAACATTTCTAACGATTGGGTTGACGGAGAAGTAGACTTGTCCGACTATGCCGGACAGCGCGTGTACCTCTCGTTCCACCTGGCGACTGACTTCAGTGTGACGCGGGACGGATGGTACATCGATCAAGTCGCCTTAACGAACACATCGCTGAACAAAGAAAGCAAAGCGAAGTTGGGGGTTGAACCGAAGCAAAGCGATAAGGCGGATAAAAACGATCCTGCTGCTGCGACAGGAAAAGCGGACAAAAGCAGCGCCGCTACATCTGCTGAGAAAAAAGGCAAGCCGGCTGTCGCCAAGCAAGGTGCGCCGAAAAACGTGAAGGCACCTGCTGCCAGCAAACAGAACGGAAAAAAACCGGACAAGGGCAAGAACAAAGGAAAGAACAAGGATAAAAAGGATAAAGACAACGGTAAACAACCGGCTGCCCTGCCGTTAGCAGCGAAAGTAAGTGTGCTCGAGTCGGGACGGCAAGTGAACACGAACCCGGCAGACGGCAGCTACTCGCTTACTCACGCCACTGGAACGTACACGATGCAGGCAGAAGCATACGGTTTCCGATCAGCCGATCAGGCCGTGGAGGTCTCGCGCGACGGCGAAGTGACGGCAAACTTTACGCTCGACCCGATTCCGCAAGGAAACATTACCGGTACCGTCACGAATAAATCGACGGGTGAACCGGTGGCGAATGCGACGTTGTACGTCGTTGAAGACGCAGCGGTACAACCGGTGTCGACCGATGAAAACGGCGCTTATTCGCTAACCGCCTACGAAGGCACGTACACGCTAGTCGTGTCGGCGCCGAATTACTATCGCACGGAAGTTGAAGTGACAGTGTCCGGTAACGACGACACGACAAAAGACATCACCTTGAAGCCGTTTATCGGTTACCCCGGTGAAATTGGCTACGACAGCGGCGAACCAGATAATGCCCGCGCCTTCTATGACGCTGGAAACGGCTGGGCGGTAAAAATGTCGCTCGCCGAAGGCAAGGAGCGTGCGTTGCTCACGGCTGGCGTGTTCCGCTTTTGGGATACGGAATGGCCGATTCCGGGAGGTACGGAGTTCCAAGTTGCCGTATACGATGCGAGTGGCGACAAAGGTGCTCCGGGTAAGAAGCTCGCTGGACCGATCGACGCGACCGCTAAGCGCGACGGTAGCTGGACGGTTGTCGACTTGTCGGATAAAGGGATCATGGTTGAAGGCGACTTCTACATTGTCTACATCCAGACAAAAGTGCATCCGAACGCTCCAGGCCTCGCGACCGATGAAAGCGGTCAATGGTCCGGACGCAGCTGGCAGCTCGTTGGCGGCGCATGGTCCCAATCGCCGCGTGACGAAGGTAACTACATGATCCGCGCCCGCGTGAATTACGAAGTAGAGACGCCGACGATTACGTCGCCAACAGACGGGTCGTTCACGAACGATGCGACGATTACAGTAGAAGGCCAGGCGACCGCGGACACGAATGTACACATTATGAACAACGGAGAAGAAGTTACGACTGCGACTGCGACGAAGGACGGCAAGTTCTCTACTGACGTCGAGCTGCAAGTCGGCGAAAACTCGCTCACGGCTGCCGCTTCTACCGAAAATGGTAGAACCGAGGCGTCTGAACCGGTTGTCGTCACGCTCGACCAAACAAAACCAGAGGTTACCATCGACAGCCCGAAAGACGGTTCCAAAACGAACCGCGAGACAGTGACGGTCGAAGGTAAAGCGATCGACGACCATCTCGACTGGGTGAAAGTGAACGGTCAAAAAGCGAACGTTAACGATGACGGATCGTTTGCTCAGCGCATCTTGCTCGACAACGGCAAGAACGAGATTAAAGTTGTCGCCCAAGATAAAGCTGGCAACAAAACGACGAAGAAAGTGACAGTGCACGCGAAGTACGAAGTACCAGTGATCGACAACTTGGAGCCGACAGAGGACAAGCACTTGAAAGCTGGGGAAACGGTGAAGATCGCGTTTGACAGTGAGCCTGGACTTAAGGCGACATTCACCATTCGCATGCCGCTCGTGAACGAAAGGGCGAAACTTACGGGAGTCACCGAACTGCCGATGATGGAAATGGGCGATGGCCATTATGTCGGCTACTGGACGGCCACCTCGAACGCCTTCGCGAAAGGTGCCGAGATCGAAGTGAAAGTCGTCGACGACTACAAAAACGAGGCTCGCAAAACGGCAGCAGGTAAATTATTCATTAACGTCGAATAGGTGCCGTTGCTAAATCGCCCGCCCAAGTCGTGAGTGCCGCATAAGCTCGAGGCGGTCTTAGCAGTTGGCTTAAGAAAAACTAATAGCGATATAAACGGTAGGTTGCCGGTCGACTAAGGTTGCATGGGAAAGAAAATAGGACGGTCATTGTAGACTGACTATCCATCATGACTACCCTTGACGAGATGTCACTTATGGTGACTAACGACTAACCTACCTAGCGTCGAAGAACCTTACCATATCGCGTCGTAATGCCACCCATGCTTGACTAGGGTGGCATTACTTTTTTCACTTTGTTCGCAAAATCTGTCACAAAAAAGTCTTTTATTGTTGTTGCAGGAATATCGTTTATGGCGTCGAATAGTTATATAAACGTCTGGTGGTCTATACAATATTGGCGCAAATTGGCAATCAATACAAATTTACAAATACAGTCGCTTGGTGGTGGAACGATGAACGGAAATTTGCCGCTGCGTCCTGAAAAAGTCGGGATCGACGGCCCGCGTCTGCGCGCTGCGTTTCAATTGCTCGACGAAGCGGTAGAGTCGGGGGCTATTCCCGGGGCGGTTGCTGTGATCGGCAGGGGATCTGACATCGCAGGACGACACGCGGTAGGTTATGCGGTAAAATGTGAGCAAGAAGAGCAAGTTTTGCAAATGGATACACTATTCGACTGCGCGTCGCTGACGAAAGTCGTCGTGACTTTACCGCTTATTTTGATCTTGCTGGACAGGGGTGAGTTACACTTAAATGAACCGGTTGCCACTTTTCTCCCCGAATTTGCCGTTAACGGAAAAGATGCGGTCACTGTTGGGCAACTTTTAACACATACGTCAGGGTTAGCGGCTCACCGACCGTTTTACGCGCACGATACGACTGCAGAACAAATTAAAGCGGCCGTGTGCAATGAGCCGTTAGCTTATGAGAGTGGGACGCAAGTCGTTTACAGTGATCTCGGATTTATCGTCTTAGGAGAAATCGCAGCAAAACTTTACGGTTGTCCATTAGATGAAGCCGCTGCACACGAATTGTTTCACCCCCTCGGGATGCGCGATAGCCAATTTTGCCCGCCGGACGGATTAAAAAGCCGGATCGCCGCCACTGAATATCGCGAGCACCTCGGGCGCTATCAACGCGGCGACGTGCACGACGAAAACGCTCTTGCCTTAGGAGGCGTCAGTGGACACGCGGGGCTGTTTGCGACCGCGGGCGATCTTGCCCACTACGCAGCGATGTGGCTCGCGAACGGCGCGTGGGAGGGACAACGCATTCTTTCTTCAGCTAGCGTCGCCTTCGCGACACGCAGTTATACAACCCACCTACAGGATAACCGCGGGCTAGGATGGGCGCTAAAAGGGGACAGTTTTGATGCAGCGGGAGATCTTTTTTCAACGGCGACTTTCGGTCATACAGGGTTTACCGGGACGAGTGTATGGATCGATCCTGAACGCAGCTTGTACGCGGTCTTACTAACGAACCGCGTGCATTTCGGACGCGAAACGTCGATTGCTCGGTTGCGCGCCTGTTTTCACAATGCGGTGGCGGCAAGTGTCATTGCACCGTAGCTCGTGGCTTATTTGGAGGAAAAGAGGGATTGTATGAAGCACGTGCTCAATAAAAATATTCCCATCCCGCTATATTATCAATTGAAGCAGTGGTTGTTGGACCAGATGGAGCGCGGCGAATTGAAACCAGGAGACTTCATTCCATCAGAACGTGAACTAAGTGAACGTTTCGAAATAAGCCGCATGACTGTAAGGCAGGCGTTGCTCGAACTCGTCAACGAAGGAAAACTCGTGCGTGAAAAAGGGAAGGGGACGTATGTCGCCGAGCCAAAAATAAGTCAAGGGTTGTTGAAATTGACGAGTTTTAGTGAAGACATGTTGAATCGCGGCATGACGCCAGGGGCGCGAGTCGTAGATGTCGCCGTGAAGCGCGCCCCGCAGAGCGTGCAACCTAAACTAAATATCGGATCGCGCGAAGCAGTGATCATCGTCACACGCGTCCGGATGGCGGACGACACACCGATGGCGCTAGAGACGACTCACCTCTCGCTCTCGCGCTTTCCCGCGCTCGAACAACAAGATTTTAGTAACACGTCACTTTATCAATTTTTACACGACCATTACGGAGTGAAAACGTCCTTTGCCACACAGACAATGGAAGTCGGCTTGCCAAACGAGCGGGAACAAGAGTTGTTACACATTAGCGAAGACATCCCGATTCTACTCATCGAACGCGTCACGCTCGACGAGCAACGAGCGCCGATCGAGTTCGTAAAATCGATTTACCGCGGCGACAGGTACAAACTGTATGCCGAGATGGAGCGATAGGTTAATCGTGTACGATACGATCTTCCCGGTCCTTTGGCAACGCTGATCGCTCCGTTATTTTGGTATGTTATGCGCGTTGCAATTTATGAAAGACGAAGCGATTGAGGTAACGGCAGTCAAAAATAAGGACAAGGAAACGTTTAGAAGTTGTTTAGATTTTTTATGTGGAACTTTCGTGTACACATAAACGGATATAAACAGACAGACATGTTCAGAAAGGATGAATGACGCGGTGGACGTTAACCAACTATCCTTAAGGCAAAAAGTCGGGCAACTGATGATGTTCGGCTTTTCCGGGCTGACAGTGAGCGAGGACATACGTCAACTGATCGCGGAGGATTACGTCGGAGGCATTATTTTGTTCGCGCGCAACATTGGCACACCGAGTGACGTGTTGCGATTGACGAGTGACCTTCAAGCGGTAGCCAAACAGACGGCACAACCGAATCCACTTCTGATCGCCATCGATCAAGAAAACGGTGCCGTACGTCGTCTAGGGAAGGGGCCGACCCTTTTCCCGGGAAATATGTTGCTAGGGGCAATCGATGAACCGGAGGCGACGCGCGCAGTAGCCCGTGCAACCGGTGCAGAATTAAAGGCACTTGGTATTAATATGAACTTGGCACCCGTACTCGACGTCAATAACAATCCGCATAATCCGGTCATCGGCGTACGTGCGTTTGGGGAGGATCCGGAAAAAGTTTCGACGCACGGTACAGCGGCGATTGCCGGCTACCGTGAAGCCGGAGTACTCGCGACGGCCAAACATTTCCCCGGGCACGGAGATACCCATACCGATTCACACCTCGCTTTACCGACGATTGCTCACGATTTAGAACGGTTGGAACGAGTCGAGTTCGTTCCGTTTAAGAGGGGCATTCAAGCGGGCGTCGAATGTGTGATGGTCGCTCACGTCTACTTTCCCGCTTTGGAACCGGGCAAAGACGTTCCAGCAACGTTATCTCGCGCGGTCGTCACCGGGCTCTTGCGCGAAAAGATGGGGTTTTCCGGAGTCGTTACAACCGATTGCTTAGAAATGAAAGCTATCTCAGAAGGAATTGGCACAGCCGAAGGGGCACTCCGCGCCTTAAAAGCCGGTTGTGACATTCTTATGGTTTCACATACGGCACATGAACAAAAAGCGGCCATAGAACGCATTGTACAAGCGGTGGAACAAGGGGAGCTTGCAGAAGAAATACTCGACGCGGCTGTGGCACGTGTCTTGAACATGAAACAGAACAAGTTGACGTGGGATGATGTACCACCCCCCGTCGGGGGTAAGGCGCATCAACAGCTCGCGGAACGGCTGTACGCTCGCGGGGTCACAGTGGTGAAAAACGAAGGAATCTTACCGCTAGACGACTCTACTTCTACCTCGGGCGACATCCTCGTCGTAACGCCGGAAAAAGCGGTGTCGACGTTAGTCGAAGACGTCGAATATGCAGACTATAGGCTCGCTGATGCGTTGCGTGCGCATTCTAGTCGCGTGACCGAGGTGACGTTCTCGGTAGATGGCACGGTTAGCGACGCCGAAATGGAATCGCTTGTCGTCCAAGCACAGTCAGCCGATACGGTAATCGTCGGTACAGTAAACATGCACCTTAAGCCGACACAAGCTGAACTCGTTCGTACGCTATTGACGAAAAATAAACGGCTCATCGTCGTCGCTATGCGCAACCCGTACGACTTAATGGCCGTACCGGATGTGCCTGCCTACGTGGCGACGTATGAGTTTACTTTTCCCGCGCTCTGCGCTTGTGCCGACGTCATTTTCGGTAAAACCGAGGCTCAAGGAAAGTTGCCAGTGACGATTCCTTTGTCAGCACCTACTTATTCGCCTCGCGACAATTTATCGACGGACTGACGTCAGGAGCTGTTAAGTGATGAAAAACCGTTGGATCACGTTTGATTTAGATGGTACGTTAATGCAGAACCCGTTTGTCGGTTGGGTGTTCCCGGAAATCGCTAAAGCTGTTTTGCAAGCGTTAAACGCACAGCACGGAAAGGCGGATGCCTCCGCTACTAAAGGGGTGGAGGGTGCACCGCCTCTTTCTAGCAACTCAGGAAATAAACGAATGATGGCCGTGTTGGGCGAGGTGGAGAAGGAATCGGCGGCGGTTCCCCGCGATTCCGACGTGCCGGACGATGTTGGCGATCTAGCAGATGAGCCAAACAATGCTAGCGATACTGACGTTCCCGACGAAGCAGACGATGCCGGTGGCTCCGACGAAGCTGGTGGCGCAACGGAAGTGCAGATATCGGCAGCGGAGAAGCGTATCCTCGAGGAGATTCGCGAGAAAATCTTCAACGAACATAAGAGACGCATGCGGGCACGCGAGTGGGTCGCCGCGTATGACTGGGACGACATCGTGCAACAATGCGTTGCCAAGCTGGGGCTGCAGCTAACAATCGACGTTGCTAGTTTAGTAAAAAAACATGCTCTACCACCAAAAATTTACTTGCTCGAAGACGGTGTGCACGATGTGTTAAAGGCGTTAAAAAAAAGCGGTTACCGTCTCGCCGTCGTCACAAACGGTTTTTATAAGTATCAAGCGCCAGTGATGGAAGCCTTGAACATCGACGCGCTATTCGATGCCGTCATAACACCGGAGCGCGTCGGCTACGGCAAACCCGATCCGCGTATGCTCGCCCCTCTACAGCAGAAGGGGGAAATCGTCGCCCACGTCGGCGATCGGCTCGATCACGATGTGTGCTTGGCGAACGAGAGTGGCGTGACGTCTGTGTGGGTTATACGGAAACTGCCCGCTAAGTTACACGCGGTGGCGCCGCAGCATCGGCAAGACAGCGACGCGACGATTGACCTATGTACCACGCGGTGGCGGCAAGAGCAGGGGAAATCTGCTGCGCCGCTCCCTACCGAAGCCATCCCCGACGTCGTCGTGCACTCACTGGACGAGCTACTTGCTTATTTGGGGATAAAGTAAGTGTCGCTCGATAAACAACGATCAGAAAGATGAGAAAGGTACTGTATCAAGGTGCGAGTAGCGTAACAAAGCCGTAACGATTACATCCCTTCCGCGGTGAAAGGCATGCTGATTAGGACCCTGCGGCTGTTATTCAAAAAACAGCCGCAGGGCTCACACCGACTGCAGTCATAAAGAAAGGTAAAAAATGAGTTGTAGACCAGCTCTCCCATTTTATACTCACCTCAGGCTCGACGCATCAACGCGCCTTTCCCATTACCTCTACGTTATTCACCTAGAGTTTCTTTTTGCAACGGACTATACCCGAGACGGGTAGAAATGTTTGTAGCTGTCGCCCTTACGGCAGCGATTAGCTGTTCCAATTGCGGTTTCATCCGATCGGATGGCCCAATAATGCTGATCGACGCGTGCACCTCGGCGAGCGAGTCGAAAATAGGTGCCGCGACCCCAGTAACCCCGATATTGCGCATGTCCGAGCTGATTTCGTACTTTTTCTGACGAATCGTTGTAAGGCGTTCTTTCATTTGCTGTCGGTCAGTGATCGAGCGCTCTGTATAAACTATTAATTCATCAGATAGAATTCGGTCGATGAACACCTCTTCTTGAAAGGCGAGAATGACTCGCGAGGCAGACGTCGCGTATAACGGGAACCGCCTGTAAGTATCGACGTTAAAGCGGATCGGATGGGGCGAGTCGATTTTTTGCATATAGATGGCGTCATATTTATCGCGTAAACATAAACAGACGAGCTCCTTCGTCTTAGCGGCGAGAGTTGTGAGGTCGGGGGTACAAAGTTCGACGAGGTTTTGACCGTTCATCACTTTGTGTCCGAGTTCGAGCAACGTATAACCGAGAGAGTAACGTTTTGTCGCCGGGTTTTGTCTAATAAACCCTTCGCTTTCGAGTGTCGCGAGCAGTTTGTAGACGGCGCCTTTGGAAATCCCGAGCCGCTTACTTAGTTCGGTGACGCCCATTTCTGGCGGGGAATCGAGAAACGTTTTCATTAACAAACAGCTTTTTTTAACCGATGATAAATAATTATCCACAACGGATCATCCTTTTCTCACTCACAGTGATAGATTCCGAACAATTCATGCGCATTTTTCGGATAGTGTACCATAAAATGACGGCTATTGTACAGGTAGTGTCACGACTATGAGCGTTCACCCCATTAGGTCGACTTTCAGTACTCGGAAAATTGTTATTGCCGTAAGCGCTCCCGTATGCTATGATGTCAATCATAGTTTATGTATAGTAAAACACGTTTCCGTATGGGAAACAAGGGAGGAGACATGTGCAATGAAGAAAAAGTGGTTTGCCGCGGTGACAAGTGTGATGTTAGTCGGATCACTGTTGATAGGATGCGGAGGCACCGAGGACAAAAAAGATGCCGGACAAGCAAAAAGCGAGGAAGGGAAGCTCGAAAAACAACTCGTCGTTGCAGGTAACGGGGCAACTGTAGAAAAACTGATGAAGGATGAGATCTTCAAAAAGTTTAACGAGAAGTTCCCCGACGTTAAATTAACGTACGTGAGCGGTGTGTCCACAGAAATTGTCGCGAAAGTGAAAGCGCAAAAGAACGCGCCGCAAATCGATGTCGTCGTCGTTGAGGGGGGCGAGCAAGAGGCGGGACGCAAAGAAGACTTGTGGGAAACGTTAGATGAAAAGGAAATCCCGAACATAGCCAAAGTATCCGACGATTTAAAAGTAACTGACAACAGTGGCGTTACTGTCAATTTCACCCCGATGGGCATTTCCTATAACGCGGAATTAGTGAAAGAAAAAGGGCTTCCCATACCGGAATCGTGGAACGACTTGGCGCGTCCGGAAATGAAAGACAACTTGTCGCTCACTGAAGTAACGAGTAACTTCGGCCGTTCGACGCTCATCATGCTCGCCTACGCGAACGGGGGATCAGAGAAGCAAATTGATCCCGGATTCGACAAATTGAATACGATTGCCGGTTACATGCCGACATTTGCGAAAAGTGCCGCCCAGTTAGAGCAAAGCTTGCAAGATCAGACGGCCGTGTATACGACGTGGACGATGGCGAGAAGTTTAGTGCAAAAAGAAGCTGGCTTGCCCATTGAATTTGTGTTTCCGAAAGAAGGCGCGAACATCGTCCCGAACGTCGCTGCACACGTTAAAGGAGCCAAAAATGAACACGCGGCAAAACAGTTTATCGACTTCTTACTGTCCGACGATGTACAAAAACTGTACGGTGAAGCGTTGTTTTACAACCCGGCAACTTCTGTCGAGCTGTCGGATGACGTGGCAGAAAAACTAGCGTTTGACCGTGACAAAGTCGTGACATTCGACTACGGTGCCATCAGCACGCACATGTCGGAATGGCTAGATCGCTTCAACAAAGAAACGGCAACGAAGATGGGGAAATAGGTGATTAGCTTGGCTAAAACGATTGATGTAGAATTGCGCAACGTGCAAAAGCGGTTTG is a window from the Numidum massiliense genome containing:
- the nagZ gene encoding beta-N-acetylhexosaminidase; amino-acid sequence: MDVNQLSLRQKVGQLMMFGFSGLTVSEDIRQLIAEDYVGGIILFARNIGTPSDVLRLTSDLQAVAKQTAQPNPLLIAIDQENGAVRRLGKGPTLFPGNMLLGAIDEPEATRAVARATGAELKALGINMNLAPVLDVNNNPHNPVIGVRAFGEDPEKVSTHGTAAIAGYREAGVLATAKHFPGHGDTHTDSHLALPTIAHDLERLERVEFVPFKRGIQAGVECVMVAHVYFPALEPGKDVPATLSRAVVTGLLREKMGFSGVVTTDCLEMKAISEGIGTAEGALRALKAGCDILMVSHTAHEQKAAIERIVQAVEQGELAEEILDAAVARVLNMKQNKLTWDDVPPPVGGKAHQQLAERLYARGVTVVKNEGILPLDDSTSTSGDILVVTPEKAVSTLVEDVEYADYRLADALRAHSSRVTEVTFSVDGTVSDAEMESLVVQAQSADTVIVGTVNMHLKPTQAELVRTLLTKNKRLIVVAMRNPYDLMAVPDVPAYVATYEFTFPALCACADVIFGKTEAQGKLPVTIPLSAPTYSPRDNLSTD
- a CDS encoding HAD family hydrolase; amino-acid sequence: MKNRWITFDLDGTLMQNPFVGWVFPEIAKAVLQALNAQHGKADASATKGVEGAPPLSSNSGNKRMMAVLGEVEKESAAVPRDSDVPDDVGDLADEPNNASDTDVPDEADDAGGSDEAGGATEVQISAAEKRILEEIREKIFNEHKRRMRAREWVAAYDWDDIVQQCVAKLGLQLTIDVASLVKKHALPPKIYLLEDGVHDVLKALKKSGYRLAVVTNGFYKYQAPVMEALNIDALFDAVITPERVGYGKPDPRMLAPLQQKGEIVAHVGDRLDHDVCLANESGVTSVWVIRKLPAKLHAVAPQHRQDSDATIDLCTTRWRQEQGKSAAPLPTEAIPDVVVHSLDELLAYLGIK
- a CDS encoding IclR family transcriptional regulator is translated as MDNYLSSVKKSCLLMKTFLDSPPEMGVTELSKRLGISKGAVYKLLATLESEGFIRQNPATKRYSLGYTLLELGHKVMNGQNLVELCTPDLTTLAAKTKELVCLCLRDKYDAIYMQKIDSPHPIRFNVDTYRRFPLYATSASRVILAFQEEVFIDRILSDELIVYTERSITDRQQMKERLTTIRQKKYEISSDMRNIGVTGVAAPIFDSLAEVHASISIIGPSDRMKPQLEQLIAAVRATATNISTRLGYSPLQKETLGE
- a CDS encoding ABC transporter substrate-binding protein, which translates into the protein MKKKWFAAVTSVMLVGSLLIGCGGTEDKKDAGQAKSEEGKLEKQLVVAGNGATVEKLMKDEIFKKFNEKFPDVKLTYVSGVSTEIVAKVKAQKNAPQIDVVVVEGGEQEAGRKEDLWETLDEKEIPNIAKVSDDLKVTDNSGVTVNFTPMGISYNAELVKEKGLPIPESWNDLARPEMKDNLSLTEVTSNFGRSTLIMLAYANGGSEKQIDPGFDKLNTIAGYMPTFAKSAAQLEQSLQDQTAVYTTWTMARSLVQKEAGLPIEFVFPKEGANIVPNVAAHVKGAKNEHAAKQFIDFLLSDDVQKLYGEALFYNPATSVELSDDVAEKLAFDRDKVVTFDYGAISTHMSEWLDRFNKETATKMGK